One stretch of Eretmochelys imbricata isolate rEreImb1 chromosome 1, rEreImb1.hap1, whole genome shotgun sequence DNA includes these proteins:
- the PROZ gene encoding vitamin K-dependent protein Z produces MQPVCTAELQLKKRVLDKCACYRDPGIMTPSEPDCDGVQDRARGNGGRCLLLSNFSVFLSANNANQVISRHKRGSFLIIEEFFQGNLERECLEERCTYEEAREVFEDNEETNKFWARYFGGRQCSSNPCQHNGVCQDSIRNYTCTCTDAYEGQNCNFAKNECQHKTREGCQHFCYPGSESYRCSCAKGYELGEDKKSCIPRDQCACGRLDDAKIMRLKEIKTTCHRGFPWQVMLLNLEGKGFCGGVLLKSNFVLTTAECALLHNHSGIRVRTGNKSIHGVGQVIDVTEKHIHMRYDEATGENNLALLQLREHIECNNYQHFICLPDKDFAEHVLIPQLTGTVSGWKQEESEVRGSLVELQVSYLPERECEQILNTSLTNRQYCGHHPEPVDGQLAGGNFIAHDYKGTWFLTGIFGAWPTNVSNWEPFIFTKTSRYMMWFKQKTE; encoded by the exons ATGCAACCTGTCTGTACTGCAGAACTCCAGTTGAAGAAGAGGGTTCTGGATAAGTGTGCTTGTTACAGAGACCCTGGTATCATGACTCCATCTGAACCAGATTGTGATGGAGTCCAGGACAGAGCCAGGGGCAATGGAGGCAGG TGCCTCTTGTTATCCAACTTTTCAGTCTTTCTATCAGCCAACAATGCGAATCAAGTTATCTCAAGACATAAGCGTGGGTCTTTCCTAATTATTGAGGAGTTCTTTCAAGGCAATTTGGAAAGAGAGTGCCTAGAAGAAAGATGCACATATGAAGAGGCACGAGAAGTATTTGAAGACAATGAAGAGACT aaCAAGTTTTGGGCTCGCTATTTCG GTGGCAGACAGTGCTCCTCAAACCCATGCCAGCACAATGGTGTGTGTCAGGACAGCATTCGCAACTACACCTGCACCTGCACAGATGCCTATGAAGGACAGAACTGTAATTTCG CTAAAAATGAGTGTCAACACAAAACTAGAGAGGGATGTCAACACTTCTGCTATCCAGGATCTGAGTCCTACCGCTGCTCATGTGCAAAAGGCTATGAACTTGGGGAAGATAAAAAATCATGCATTCCAAGAG ATCAGTGTGCATGTGGCAGACTTGATGATGCTAAAATAATGAGGCTGAAGGAAATTAAGACGACTTGCCACAGAGGATTCCCTTGGCAG gTCATGTTGCTAAATTTGGAAGGAAAAGGATTCTGTGGAGGTGTTCTTTTGAAGAGCAACTTTGTGTTGACTACAGCTGAGTGTGCCCTTCTGCACAATCATTCTGGTATCAGGGTTAGGACTG GGAATAAGAGCATACATGGAGTTGGACAGGTAATAGATGTGACTGAGAAACACATACATATGCGGTACGACGAAGCTACTGGTGAGAATAACCTTGCATTGCTACAACTTCGAGAGCACATTGAGTGCAACAACTATCAGCATTTTATATGTCTTCCTGACAAAGACTTTGCAGAACATGTTTTGATTCCACAGCTGACAGGCACTGTCAGTGGCTGGAAACAGGAAGAAAGTGAGGTGAGAGGTTCACTAGTTGAGTTGCAGGTCTCCTACCTTCCTGAAAGGGAATGTGAACAAATACTCAATACAAGTCTTACAAACAGACAGTATTGTGGACATCACCCAGAGCCTGTGGATGGGCAGCTGGCAGGAGGAAACTTTATCGCCCATGACTACAAAGGCACTTGGTTTCTGACAGGTATTTTTGGAGCTTGGCCAACTAATGTAAGTAACTGGGAACCATTTATTTTCACAAAGACTTCAAGATATATGATGTGGTTCAAACAAAAAAcggaataa